In the genome of Strix uralensis isolate ZFMK-TIS-50842 chromosome 19, bStrUra1, whole genome shotgun sequence, the window ggggaaaaaaaaaaaaaaggaaagaaagaaagctCTCCAAGTGCCGAGCACAGCCCTCTGCTTGCTGATGTACCGAGAAGCCCTGAGCCTGCAGGAGGCTACCGGGAGCCCGCAGCCGAGCGGACAGCATCGGGGAGCCTCGTCTGCTGAGTCACGTCAGGGGAGCGCAGCCCGCCGAGCCAAGAGGGGTTTGAGAGGGCACGTCCCCCCCAGCAGCCGCCTGCAAAGCACTTGCTGCTCTGCCCAAGGCCAGTCCCATCCCTGCCTGTAATGTCTGCTGGGCTTTGGCCTAAGCAGTGCTGGATGAGGAGGAAGCAACTTGGAGGATATACGTAGGGAGCAAAAGCAGGGAACCCAGGGGAGACTCTGCAGAGCTGCGGATGGtctctccccctctgccctcaGGATCAGCAGCCCAGGCGCTGCTCCCCGCTCACACGTGTGCGGTGCCTGCTGGAAACACACGTCCTCCCTCCGCCGTgccacccagccccagccaggcagcctgcACCCAGCAGTCCTGGCAGCCACGAGATCACGCGCAGGCCAGCGCTCCCAAACACTTACTCAGCAGCGAGAAGCATCCCTCCCCCTTCCCGCTGCTCTCCACCACCCCCCAGATCACAGCCACCGCCTGCTCCCTGTCCTTCCCGAAGAGATGCTGCTCAGGTCCAGGGCAACTTGTCCTGCCTTGCTCCTACAGCGTGGTGACGGTTTCCCAGGAGGAAAAACTGACCAggaccctgctcagccctggtgtcCCCTTTGCTCTGCTGTAAGGGTGGTGCCGCAGAGACCCCGGTCCCACAGGGCCCAGCCAGGCTTCTGGAGGACACAAGACTCCCTGTGCCTTGAGTTAGGGCTTCTTTCCAGGCATGCAAAACCCTGTTACCACACCTCTGCCTGAGTGGGAATTAAGGTGCTGAGCCCATCTCTGAAGGTGACAAGCATGGCAGCAGCGCCTGTTCAAAGAAACCGGACTGAAGAGCAGCCAGAGGGGAGGAGAAACATTCCTGAGAAGACTCAAGCTAGTGAGACAGCAGATGAACCCGTGAGCTCTGGCAGCCCTGCATACAGCCATCTGTCCCGACAGGGAGCTGCACTTCATCAGAGAGCGCTGGGTGCGCCCCAGGCCCCCCAGAAGCTCCAGCTGGGTGGCCAGCTTTGGTACTGAGCTAGCCCAGCCAGGACCCAGCTGGCTAACGGCAGCCCAGGGGCTCTCCAGCTTGATAGAGATCCTGCTGCTCAAGGGCACCAATAAACCACATGGCAGAGGGACAGATGTGGCTCCCAGGACACTGGGGTGAGGGAGGGGGCTGCTCGAGAGCCGTACCCATGGCCAaggggtgctgggaaggggagagCTCCGAGGCTCAGAAACAACAAGGGGAGGTgaggaggagcacagggaggcAGACCCgcatcccagccccaggagggGCTCCAGGCTCACCCCTGGGCATTGCAGAGCACCATGGTACAGAGGGGAGTGCGCAACCGACCCCCTGGGACTTGCCCAAGGCCGTCCAGTGAGTCAGTGGTGATGCTTTCCAAGGCGAGGGCTGTCTGCGCACTGCCCGGCAGCCTGGATACAGTCGCTGAGGATTACAAATGCTGCTAATAATAGCCAGCAGGCGCCTGGGCCCCAGGCCTGCGCTCCCCAGCTGAAACACGCTGCCTGCACACAGACGACGCATCGCTCCTGGATTTCTGAGCCACCCCATTACTCACTTCCCCCCATTGGGACAAGGAGCCGCCCTGGGAGAAAGCCACCAACGCAGGGACTTGTCACCGAGTCCCATCCCAGCCAGAAGAGAGCAGAGCAAGCTCTTTCCATGGATGCTGGGTCAcccttttatttctaaaaaagatCTGGTGCTGGAGGGGGATTTACCGGGCGTTTATAGGCATCGctgcccccaccagcccccccagtTCAGCCGGTGGTCAGACCTCGGGGCCAGCGTCCTGCTGggttgggagggagggggaaacgCCCCCGGAGCAGGCAAGGACAGGCTGCTGGGGACAGTGTAAGGCAACCCCGCGCTGGCAATGGGACAGTTTGCTGCAATCCCCAGAAAAAGGATCCAGACGGGAAGAATAAACACCCccactgccccccgccccccagcaccTGGATTAGCtctggggggaaggagaaggctcACAGGGGCTGGATGTGCAGCCAGGAGAGGCTCACATCGCCATACGCTTCTCTTCCTTTCTATCTGCACCATCTTGATTATTTTGAAGGGGGCGGTGGTGGAAAGGAGCCCGAAACACCCCCCGCCCTCGGGGACAACGGGCTTGTCCCCACCCGAGGGCATAAGCCCGGCTTTTGTCGGGACCGCTCTTGTTCGAGAGGCAAAGCCCGGGCGCTGCGCTCCCGCTCCGCCACCCGCGGGGACGGAGGCAGCAGGACACGACACGACACGACAGCGGCTGCGGGGACCCCGGCGGTGCCGGGGTACGGGGAGAGGCTCCGCAGGGAGCCGGCCTTACCTTGCTCTCCGCATCCTCCCGCTGCTCGGGCTCCCGGCGCTCGGCGGGCGGCTGCCGGGGGATGCTCTcggccgccgcggggctgggctCGGCCGCCGGGCCCGGCTCCGCCACCGCCTCCCGCTGCTCGGcagccgcctccttcccctcctcgcCCGCCCCGACCTCCTCCACCGGCACCCGGCCCCCCTCGTCCTCCGGCTCCTCGCCCGCGGCCGGTCCCGCTCCCTCcggcgccgccgcctcggccccggggccgccctcCCGGGCCGGCTCGGCCGCTGCCGGCTCCCggggccgctccgccgcccgctccccctcGCCCCTCCGCAGCCTCACGAAGACGGAGGCGAGGACGAGGGCCAGGACGGTGAAGAGCAGCGGCACAGCCAGGTACAAGTCCAAGGCCACGtccatcctgccctgctgccggAGCCCGCCCGACCCGACTGCGCGGCCGCGGAGGGTGCGCGGCCAGCCCGCTCGGCCtgcggcggggctgggcaggcTCTCAGCTGGCTTTACCCGGCGTCATCTGCCTGGGCCCtgcccacagccccggcccccccctccccggcctcaGCACCCCCCTCCCACACGGAGCCGGCGGCCGGAGCcatcccccccgcacccccccgcacccccgggtGGCATTTGGGCAAGGGGGGAGCGGGCGAGGAAGGTTTGCGCTGCAAGCAGCCCGGCTCGGGACGGGAGGGTCCTTCCTTAGACACCTCCCTGTACCCCAAAAGCCCTTCCCAAACCGCTCCGCGCACGCATCATTCGTAACTCTTTGACTTGGACGGTCTCTGTCTCCTCGCCGGTCCCCTGGGATGCTCGCCGGGGGCAGACAGGCACCCCCAGCTCGCTGAGCTCAGCAGGATTGCAGCTCTGTGCAGGTTGGGGTGTCAGCTGGCCTCCGTGTACCACTTAACGAGCGTTTACACCTTGTTGGCCCGTGGCTGGCTAGCGGAGGAGCTGGCAGGGCAAGGGAAGGGCTGTCCCGACTCCCCTGGGTGAGGAGCATCTGCCAGCGCATCCACGCCAAGCTTCAGGGCATCGCTCCACCTTCCCCAGGAGCTGCGGGCAGCACCGGTCTGTGCCATAAACTGCTGCCGCGCCCACCAGGCAAGCGggtgctgagagcagctgggCTGTGAGAGCCTCCCCCCAGCACCTTGCTGCCGGGGTGTTGGAAAAACAAGAGGCTTAAAAAATGGGATGTGCCTAAAAGCCATCACAAGCTGGCAAGGAGGCTGGCCAAGGGGTTGTCAGGTCCTTCCAGACTCTGCCACCAAGGATTTCCTGCCTCTTGAGACTGCTGGGAGGATTAGCCAACCTTTTACAAAGCAGGCTGAAATTAGAAGGCCTAAGCTATTCCTGCCAGGGTAAAACCAGCACGGAGCTTTCTCCCAGCGGCACGCGAGGGGAGCAGACATGGGAATCTGCCCCCAAAGTTCCCTCCAGGG includes:
- the MXRA7 gene encoding matrix-remodeling-associated protein 7 isoform X1 yields the protein MDVALDLYLAVPLLFTVLALVLASVFVRLRRGEGERAAERPREPAAAEPAREGGPGAEAAAPEGAGPAAGEEPEDEGGRVPVEEVGAGEEGKEAAAEQREAVAEPGPAAEPSPAAAESIPRQPPAERREPEQREDAESKILPLGASPGSGLGHAGQAEDGYGHAALSSKAEEEDPDSENEKLVVREPEDEDAADETFSFKYSPGKLRGNQYKSMMTKEELEEEQRVQREQLAAIFRLMKEKSDTFGEMSEGDMKEQLRLYDI
- the MXRA7 gene encoding matrix-remodeling-associated protein 7 isoform X3 gives rise to the protein MDVALDLYLAVPLLFTVLALVLASVFVRLRRGEGERAAERPREPAAAEPAREGGPGAEAAAPEGAGPAAGEEPEDEGGRVPVEEVGAGEEGKEAAAEQREAVAEPGPAAEPSPAAAESIPRQPPAERREPEQREDAESKILPLGASPGSGLGHAGQAEDGYGHAALSSKAEEEDPDSENEKLVVREPEDEDAADETFSFKYSPGKLRGNQYKSMMTKEELEEEQRIELTSDLTSL
- the MXRA7 gene encoding matrix-remodeling-associated protein 7 isoform X2 codes for the protein MDVALDLYLAVPLLFTVLALVLASVFVRLRRGEGERAAERPREPAAAEPAREGGPGAEAAAPEGAGPAAGEEPEDEGGRVPVEEVGAGEEGKEAAAEQREAVAEPGPAAEPSPAAAESIPRQPPAERREPEQREDAESKILPLGASPGSGLGHAGQAEDGYGHAALSSKAEEEDPDSENEKLVVREPEDEDAADETFSFKYSPGKLRGNQYKSMMTKEELEEEQRTEDYMKLSLASS